The genomic stretch CAGCCAATCAAAATATTATCGAGAGAAAACATACAAACGTTTCAAAAAATCAATCCATAGAAAACGTTGTTGTGATTGGAAACAATGCCACGATTGAAGGAACAGTTAGGGATGCAGTCATTGTAATAAATGGAGATTTAACCATTAAACAATCTGCACAAATTCAAGGATTAGTGATGGTATTAGGTGGGGAAATTCACCAAGAACACGGTGCAAGGGTTACAGATAATATCCTGAATCTTTCGTTTCATCACGAAATCCTAAATAGTCTATTACTCGGTCTGTCGATCATAATTGGAATCTGGATTGTCAAATTTGGGTTAAGTATCTTGCTCATACTCTTGTTATTTTTAACGGTATTTTTAGCAAATAAACGATTGGATCCGATTCAACATCAAATTACTGAATCACCAAAACGGCTCATTCTCATCGGAATCGCAACAAGTATCTTGTTCTTTGCTGTGAGTATTTTGCTAACGATTACGGTCATTGGGATTCCAATCGTTGTGATTCTTTTGGCCATTACACTCGGATTTCTGGTCGTGAGTCTGGCCACACTAAGTAAAATGGTCGGCGCTTATCTATTACGAAATAAAGAAGATGATTGGAAGATTCCCTTAGTGGGTGCGAGCGCTCTAGTTGCAGGGATTAACTTTCCATTCTTCGGTGGTGTGCTGTTCATGATTCTAGTCTGGTTTTCAATGGGAATCATGACTTTATCGGTCTTTAAATGGATGAAACGAAAAATATAGGGTAATTTTGGTTACTCTAAGGAAAGAACAAAAAAATATAGTAAAAACACCTTCGGAGGTCACTATTTTACATGTTTACATGGATTGTAACAATCATCGCAAAATACGGTTATCTTGTATTAATTTCATCACTTTTTTTAGAAATGATTGCTTTTCCCTTACCTGGGGAAGCTCTGATGAGTTACACTGGCTTTCTAGCATATCAGGGTCAATTTTCTTGGAGATTAAGCATTATTGCTGCAAGTTTAGGAGCTATTTTGGGGATGACTCTATCCTATTGGATTGGGTACAGATTAGGTAATCCCTTCTTTGAAAAATACGGGAAATATATCCATATGGGACCTGAACGTTTGCGAAAAACCTCCATATGGTTTAAGAAATATGGAAATAAGTTATTAATCATCGCTTATTTTATTCCTGGGGTTCGCCATATTACAGGCTATTTCTCTGGAATTACACAGATTCCTTTTCGAACCTTTGCAACTTACGCATATACTGGTGCAATTATATGGGTAAGTACTTTTATTTCCTTAGGAAAAATATTAGGCCCTCAATGGGAACAATTTCACAATTCAATAAAAAGATACTTAATTATTGGTGGAATTACCTTGGCAATTGGTATTGCAATTATCTATATTTATCGCACCTACAAATTAAGATTAAAAGAACGCTTAGAATCAAAATTGCAAAAAGCAATTGCTACCTTCCATACTTTAGGACGTGTTAAGATCCTTATAACGATAGCAAGTATTGTTTTTCTTGGATTATTTATGCTTATGATTGGATTAATTCAAGACTTCATTAGTAATGAGTTTGTTCAATTTAATGAAATCACTATCTTATTAGTTAATCTAATATTTAAACCCAACTGGGATAATTGGATGAAAGGCTTTAGAGTTCTGGTTTTGTTTCCTATCCTCATTCCCTTAATTCTTATTACATGGTTATGGATAATGATAAAAAGCAACGACAGAAAACTGGAATCACTTTTTCTTGCAATTGTCATTATCGGAGGCGAGATCTTAAATGAAAGTCTTCGTCTCATCTTTCATCGCCTTTCTCCTATTCCAATTGATAAGTCCATGAATACATTCCCTAGTGAACAATCCTTAATGGCCATTGTGATCTATGGATTTACCGTCTTCTTATTACTACGCCATACTAAAAATATATGGTTGCATAACATCTCTATCTTCATTGTTTTTATCATCTTGATTTTGATTGGTATTAGTAGTATCTACTTCCGAATTGAAGCCCCGAGTGATGTTGTCGGTGGATATGTATTTGGTGGGGTATGGTTAAGTTTAAATGTGATTTTGCTTGAGGTTTATAGATTGTTAAGGAAAATGAGCAAAAAAAAATCAGTAGAAAATTATGATGGCTGCCCATTATAAGAAATATAGAGGTGAATACTAATGTTTAAACAGATGTATCAAAAATTCTTCCATATCGTTCATACCTCCGTTTTAAGAATTGGGAAACAATTGGTTTTTGGGCTTGCCATTGGAATTTTGCTTCTGTTTGTATTTGCTAAACTTGTAGAAGACTTACTTTTTAATGAACTTGGTATATTTGATACCATTGTTACACAATACATTCAAAGTTTTACATCCCCTAATGTTACAAAAATGACGGTTTCTCCCCAGTGGTCATTCTATGGTTTCAACAACGTTTTATGGCATCCTAGCACATTTTGAATCATTTGCTCAACGGTCTTTTGCCCAAAATTAGAATCGGAGTGGATCCGGAAATAGGATAATAGATGAGAAGGGTTTTCTATATATTGTTCAAGTAAACTTTTTAATTCATGTACATCATGATAGCAATCCCAAGTTTCCTTTGTTGGATGAAATCTAAATTTTCCTGTTCATGACCTGGTATAGGATTGAATAAGATCATAGGAATACTTTTAGCAATCGCTTCGGCTGTAGTCATACCACCTGGTTTCGTAACGATAAAATCAGAGGCATCCATTAATTCATCAACATTTTCTACAAAAGGATAAATACGAATGTTTGGGTGATGAGATAAAGGATGCAATTGGAGTTGATGGTATAATTTCGTATTTTTTCCCGTCACAATTAAAAATTGAAACTTATCTCGATAATCAGAAAGGGTATCAAGGATTCCTCGATCCAAGCCAATTCCTAATCCTCCCCCCATAAACAAGATCGTCGGCTTATTTGCTAGTCCTAGTTTTTCTCGAATGAAACTTTGTTCCTCCCTTTTCCAAAACATTGGATGAGTAGGTAGCCCAGTTACAAAAATCCGTTCATTTGGAACTCCTAACCTT from Tepidibacillus fermentans encodes the following:
- a CDS encoding VTT domain-containing protein; its protein translation is MFTWIVTIIAKYGYLVLISSLFLEMIAFPLPGEALMSYTGFLAYQGQFSWRLSIIAASLGAILGMTLSYWIGYRLGNPFFEKYGKYIHMGPERLRKTSIWFKKYGNKLLIIAYFIPGVRHITGYFSGITQIPFRTFATYAYTGAIIWVSTFISLGKILGPQWEQFHNSIKRYLIIGGITLAIGIAIIYIYRTYKLRLKERLESKLQKAIATFHTLGRVKILITIASIVFLGLFMLMIGLIQDFISNEFVQFNEITILLVNLIFKPNWDNWMKGFRVLVLFPILIPLILITWLWIMIKSNDRKLESLFLAIVIIGGEILNESLRLIFHRLSPIPIDKSMNTFPSEQSLMAIVIYGFTVFLLLRHTKNIWLHNISIFIVFIILILIGISSIYFRIEAPSDVVGGYVFGGVWLSLNVILLEVYRLLRKMSKKKSVENYDGCPL
- a CDS encoding MGDG synthase family glycosyltransferase, with the protein product MNKRILILSEAFGAGHTKAAEAIKEGIRIYQPTWQVEMIELGTWLRPTLSHWISEIYLKTIKYSPKLWGVLYKKVQNRTVKPHFELLLHFIYAKVMQLVREKQPDLIIATHPFPSAVISRLKRMGIKIPLHVVITDYGAHGTWINEGVDYYYLSSFEMKEYFIRLGVPNERIFVTGLPTHPMFWKREEQSFIREKLGLANKPTILFMGGGLGIGLDRGILDTLSDYRDKFQFLIVTGKNTKLYHQLQLHPLSHHPNIRIYPFVENVDELMDASDFIVTKPGGMTTAEAIAKSIPMILFNPIPGHEQENLDFIQQRKLGIAIMMYMN